Proteins encoded together in one Carya illinoinensis cultivar Pawnee chromosome 3, C.illinoinensisPawnee_v1, whole genome shotgun sequence window:
- the LOC122304876 gene encoding uncharacterized protein LOC122304876 — protein sequence MFVIAEPFLCDEQMDEVKKMLGFDYGFSNGAWNGKLWMLWMNDVNVSMVSCGSQQISVLVANGGMKCKISFVYAKCLCEQWRVLWDELARESNSNDPWLVTGDFNIIANDGERRGGRPQLVVAMEEFNSWIHNCGLMELKFLGKSYSWCNGHAGNSRSWARLDRSLVDQHFLGAFPDSVMRYLPRTTSDHAPMVISLVKSFEGCGPAPFHFQQMWVDHVDFARCVREAWDQNDAGGALMKMVAKLKRVRVALKAWNKIVFGWTSGHIQELKAHIERLDEQLQVRYEEDVELDLLASKMELDTWTNREEIRLAQCTKVRWWKHGDKNSRYFHALLNKRKQTRIMEMSLSNGTTLKTPQDIHDGAVKYFMDFLGQFNRVVLPDLGDLVSNVISDEDNLRLCSLPIEEEVKQAVFSIPIESSHGPDGFGSGFYRACWDIVHVEVVEVVRDFFKGVPLPRFYMASFVVLIPKMAQPTGFDKFRPISLCSVFYKICTKVLLARLAPLLPVMISS from the coding sequence ATGTTTGTGATTGCGGAACCTTTTTTATGTGATGAACAAATggatgaagttaaaaaaatgcttGGTTTTGATTATGGGTTTTCAAATGGTGCGTGGAATGGGAAATTGTGGATGTTGTGGATGAATGATGTTAATGTAAGTATGGTTAGTTGTGGAAGCCAACAAATTTCTGTTCTTGTGGCTAATGGTGGGATGAAGtgtaaaatttcttttgtttatgctAAATGTTTATGTGAGCAATGGAGGGTGTTGTGGGATGAGCTTGCAAGGGAGAGTAATTCTAATGATCCTTGGTTGGTAACaggggattttaatattatagcgAATGATGGGGAGAGACGTGGTGGTAGGCCTCAACTTGTGGTGGCCATGGAGGAGTTTAATTCTTGGATACATAACTGTGGTTTAATGGAATTGAAATTTTTGGGTAAGAGTTATTCATGGTGCAATGGGCATGCCGGAAATTCAAGGAGTTGGGCTCGTTTGGATCGTTCCTTGGTTGATCAACATTTTCTTGGTGCTTTTCCGGATTCGGTTATGAGATATTTACCTCGTACAACATCGGATCATGCTCCTATGGTCATTTCGTTAGTGAAGAGTTTTGAAGGCTGTGGACCGGCGCCTTTTCattttcagcaaatgtgggtggATCATGTTGATTTTGCTCGATGTGTTCGTGAGGCTTGGGACCAAAATGATGCTGGTGGTGCTCTCATGAAAATGGTGGCAAAATTAAAAAGGGTGAGAGTTGCTCTAAAAGCATGGAATAAGATAGTTTTTGGGTGGACGAGTGGACACATTCAGGAGTTGAAGGCTCATATAGAGAGGCTGGATGAACAGTTGCAAGTGAGATATGAAGAAGATGTGGAGCTGGACCTGTTGGCTTCAAAGATGGAACTGGACACCTGGACTAATCGTGAAGAGATCCGGTTGGCTCAGTGTACCAAAGTTAGATGGTGGAAACATGGCGATAAAAATTCCAGGTATTTTCATGCTCTTCTTAATAAAAGGAAGCAAACTAGGATTATGGAGATGAGTCTGTCTAATGGTACTACGTTAAAAACACCGCAAGATATTCATGATGGTGCTGTGAAATATTTCATGGATTTTTTAGGTCAATTTAATCGTGTAGTACTTCCAGATTTGGGGGATTTAGTGTCTAATGTGATCTCAGATGAGGACAATTTGAGGCTTTGTTCTTTGCCTATAGAAGAAGAGGTGAAACAAGCTGTTTTCAGTATTCCTATAGAGAGTAGTCATGGCCCGGATGGGTTTGGTTCAGGTTTCTATCGtgcttgttgggatattgtgcATGTGGAGGTGGTGGAGGTTGTAAGGGATTTTTTTAAGGGAGTTCCTCTCCCTAGATTTTATATGGCTTCTTTTGTTGTGCTTATTCCAAAAATGGCTCAGCCGACGGGATTTGATAAGTTCCGTCCTATCagtttatgttctgttttctaCAAAATCTGCACTAAGGTTTTGCTGGCAAGGCTTGCCCCTTTATTGCCTGTTATGATCTCCTCTTAA